Genomic window (Ictalurus punctatus breed USDA103 chromosome 16, Coco_2.0, whole genome shotgun sequence):
AGACGTCTCACAGAGGAAATTACACAGAGGAGGTGGGAGAATACGCCAGTGTCCCAGCCCATAACACCAGCAGGACTAAAGGTCTGCCTGAAGCTTTCCTGTCTGTAAAATTCTGTGGCattcagagaaaagaaaaataagggtgcttctcatttcttaaatTGTGCCTCCTCATTTCATTTCCTTGTTTCCCTTTCTCACTTGTTAGCTCCTCCTTCTGAGAAAGTGAGTAAGGACTGCaaggaaagtaaataaattttttaaaaaggccatGAGGAATCCAGAAGAAACATATTTGTCACCTGTCAATGCCATGGTCCCTAGTTGTATTATTTGTCCTAATTAAGAACAatcattttgtatatttattggTCGTATTATTTGGTCATTTGTTATGGGGAGGTGGAGCATTTAGACTATAAGCTCATATTAAATGCTACACCAAATAATGCTTGTACACAGTGCCTGTGTATCCTCACTCTTCAAGACTCCTATGTCTTGATTCCTCTGACTGCATTTTAAGAATTAGTACATCCTTAAATTAGTTTCTGGGTCAGGAGCTGAAGGAGGTTGAATTGAGGAATCAAGGAGGCATCCATTAGAGTTTTGGGAAGCAccctaatatattttttttactgttgtcAATAATCGCTGTGATTCAGTATCTCATACTGCCTCTAGGTGGTATTGTTTTAATATGGTTTAGGATAGACAGATCTCTTCTGTATGGTACTCTCATCATTGTTCTGCTAAACTTGAGATATAATTGTAGTCTAGCTTTTTTGCACTATGTAGTTTTATAGTTAGGACAATGAGGCCTTACCCTTTCCTTCCTCTccctttgttgtttttttggaagaGGGTTATGTTTGTGCATGTTGTGCTTGTTGGTgatggtggaggtgtgtgtgagaatgtggtTTTGCGTGAGAGCAAGAAGGgctaatatttttttcccattttttgTGCTTCCGTAGACAGGAAGAACACGCGCAGTTGGGATTGTTGGCATTGAGCGGAAGCtggaggagaagaggaaagagacagacaaaaacatttcagaggTGAGTCAGTTTACAGTGATAGGTCTCTGCAAAAGCTATCAAGTTGGACAGAATTAACTAAATGATGGATTGGGAAGATGAAGGCAGTGGCAGAGAGGGCTTATGATGGGTTTGTGTTACACCACTGCAGGACGATTATATCcctttctgttcttgtttttttttttgttttttttttgtaatgatgGAGTAGAACACAGCCTTGTTTGTGTGGCTGTGTGACGCCATGCAATGGGACTTAAAAGGCTTCCTGTCCTGGCTAAAAGTAGAGATAAGAGCTCACCCAGCCAGGAACCGAATTGAAACCCTGCCCACTGATTTAACTGCCATGGCCCTCCCTCTTATAGACAGGGACATACACAATAGCGAACTATAGCTTTAAAATATAAAGGAAACAGAATGAATCATATTCTCCTCCCTTAtgtgaaaaaggtttattacatcACATATCAGTGAAGTAAGCCAGTCAGTATTAAATATACTAcagctttattattttatattgtaaatGTATCATTAATACCAGTATCAGTTAGctgttgtggtggatctgggacgtatttctgtgttgatttagTGCCAGTGTGGGCTACTGTCAGCTGAGGACCTGTTCTAATCCTCCTCTCTTCCCCTCTTTGTCTCCGCCAGGCGTTTGAAGATCTCAGCAAGCTTATGGAGAAGGTCAGGCACTCTTTCCTTATGCCATGCTCTTTCTGTAGGTACAATGTGACCTCATGGTGACCTGCCTTTGTCCATTTCTCCCTCAGGCTAAAGAGATGGTTGAGCTTTCCAGATCCATTGCTAACAAAATCAAAGACAAACAAGGGGACATCACTGAGGACGAGGTGAGGCAGAAGATATAGTTACAGTGTAAAAAAATGTGAAGATACACTGtagacaaacaaaaatatagacGTTTATCACAATATATTCACCAACAAGAACACAACATAGCATTCAAAATTATATATGCACAAGGAtactatttatataaaaaaaaaaaaagaagaaagaaatttgtcttttttttttttttttcatactgtacCAACACCTCCAACAGGCTTTTTAGACTGATGGTTCTATTagggggctttcacactggcGGTTTAGTGCGAAACAGAGCACggtttgcatgaaaaattgATAATGTGTAAGCTGTTGTGCGGACCAAGAAGTGCACCGCGGTTCTGAACCTGAGACTACCTGTAGGAGGTGGTCTGAGTTCGGTTGCATTGGAACTGTGCTGTGATTCCCATTAATGTGAACAGAGCTTGTACTCAGCTctgcacttgttcaggaagtaaagcAACCTGCATGTGTTTTAGCCGATGATGACGACATTCGTTTTCACAGCACATGTGTACCATGAGTGGCAGGGGAACATTGTTGGATGTTGTGGGATATCTGCTGCGCAAAGCACCAAAAcaattgaggaaaaaaaaaattaatatggTGAGTCACGTTTTGTTCTCCATGCAAGATTGTGATGACATAAGATGCACTGGTGTTCGATAGAATCAAGTGAGTCTGAAACTAGACCAGTGCTGTGCGGGGCACCGGGAACAATCACACTCTGATTCAGACCACAGCAAACgtgcccagtgtgaaaaccaccttagtccctgacctagtgaactagcatgaggatgtttttgatagagactacaaagcacttctgtgagttgctctggataagggtgtctgctaaatgctggaaatgtaaatgtaattctcATATGTATAACTGAGGTGATTATCTGAAGTCAGCTTTACATATTCACACTTTGGAGATTTTTGTAGGTAGTTGAAAGTGGATTTTTGCAGGATGACTTCACTATGCTTTTGTTACAAATTGGACCACTTTTATTCTGTACATTGCATTCAGTGTGTCAGTACACCCGTATTATCCTTACATATTATTTGCATGATGATTTTACCCAAAGCATCGAGTCAGGCAGTCCGAGCCTTTAACCAAGCAAGACTGAGTTTTGACTGACTCACCAGTGTTCTAGTGAATCATTTCTATAAAAGATGGATGTAAATATTCAAAAAGTGGAAGCATTTTCTACTtgtgcaaatacacaaaactCTTGGAAGGTCGGATATCAGAGGTTGTCTCCTGAAAGCAGCATTAAATGGATAATGTGAAGCATGCTGAATGTTTTTAATGGCTTAATTTGGTTAAGGGCTGTAGCTCTGTGGGACACATGCAAGCCCCTTGTTTTACATAGCCAAAACCCTTGTAGACCTCCTTTCAGAGTGACATGTAGACATGGAGAGTGAAATTGTTAAATTATGAGTGAAATATTGAATTATACTCTTGTACGGTATTATTGACTATGTaaattttgtttaattgttCATGGGGTTAATTAGGCCCAGGAAACACACTGTTGTCAACTGTAACTAAGTGAATAACTGAAACCAAAAAGACTGCCTGGAAATGCTTACACAGTACATTATAAGCAATctctgcaaaaaaataataataaataattaattaataaataagggGGGGGTCACCGATATTATTTCAGTCGATGGTGCAATGTTCTGATGTTACCTCTGCCTTTTGTAGACTATCCGCTTCAAGTCGTATTTGTTGAGCATGGGCATCGCCAACCCCGTAACCAGGGAAACACACGGCTCAGGCACACACTACCACATGCAGCTTGCTAAACAGCTGGGAGACATACTGCTGGCACCACTGGAGGTAAGATTCTATGTGAATGTCTTTGTGTTTGAGTTTTGAAGTTATGAAACAAGCAACACATTGGAACTAAGTGTTTTCATTGTATACAATTATCAGTTATCTCTCTTTTAAATTATATGACCAATGAGTTGTGGTTCCTTGCAAGACTGAGACTGACctgtaatgtttttttattattatttgcagacTTTGAAACACTTTCTAGgaaatgctgtttgtttagacCATCAAATTAATGtacttatatactaatatagtACAGCTCTCTATAGTGCAGTTTGTCTTATTGTTCCAATGCTGGTGCTCTGTACAGGAGCGAGGGGGTATGATGGCCCTCACGGAGGTCTACTGTCTAGTAAACCGAGCACGAGGGATGGAGGTAAACTTGTATGCGATGTTACACCTATGTTGGcatattccattttatttatttattttataatgcagcctgaacaaaataaaactattatcTAGTGCTTTCCCCCAAACAGTGAGGTATGTTGAATTtagggaaaccacttgaagcattcgttgtgttgaattatttcaattgattttctttgatttgttcattgcaagcagctgaaagtctgtaaattttgacaataaacctcatttgcaatggggattgaataattttgattacacctgtatatatatttgtctatGAGTTGTCTATTGTCTGAGTCTATgaattgtatatttttatatatatatatatatatatatatatatatatatatatatatatatatatatatatatatatatttttaatataagtatactgtatataaactatATGTGGAGGGCTAGAACTGCCTAATTACAGTCATAATGTgggcttttgtttttcttaatatttgaatagtttaataataaacatttcttgtTTAACTTGTGCTTAGATTTTCCAGTATTTAATTTTAGAGTATTTAAAATTagattatataaacaaaaatgctaaaatatagGGTGTCCAAGGAGGGGAGACCTCATTTCCCAGGCAATGCTAGTATCAACAGTGAACACTAATTACAATAGTGAATAATGGAGAATGGCCCAGTATACCTTCTATacatgtgcggcaaaaggttgttgagcttcacaaaatgggaagtggctataagtaaattgcacaagcattgaaaatgcccatttccaccatcaggacaataattaagaattccagtcaactggaaatgttatgaatcgacctggaattggacgtgggTCTATATTgtctttataatatatatatatatatatatatatatatagatatatatatatatatatagatatatatatatatatatagatatatatatatatatagatatatatatatatatatatagatatatatatatatatatagatatatatatatatatatatatatatatatatatatatatatatatatagatatatatatagatatataaaaacacaccaataaaaatatataaaaatctataaGCTTGAATATATCAGGTGCACTCCCAGCATTGTGTTTGTTGCTTCCCACAGGTTAAACATTATGTTTAACTATACAGttattatgtttaattataCAGCTAACATGAATAGATCAAATCAAAATAATAGGCTGTATAAACTTTGAAGGAGTGGTGGAACACAGATATTGTACTTATTTCCTGAAAGTTAGCAAACATACAAaggttgttttttgtgtgtgtgtgtttgtttaaaaaaacaaaaaaaaaaaaacaatgaatttCAAATTATTTATGCAGTAGCAAGAAACTGAAACTCTTCTTTCTGAACTATAGCTTCTTTCTCCTGAGGACATGGTCAATGCCTGCAAATTGTTCGAGTCTCTGAAACTCCCtctcaggtgagtgtgtgtgtgcatgtgtatgtgagtaAGGGGATGCAAGCCAAAGGAGGAATCAGCAGCCATTTCCTGTCTGACTTCCTGTTCTTAAAGGCCTCTTTGCTTTTCATCTTTCAAAAGAAAACATCCGTTTGCTTTCCCAGTCCCACTAATATTACCAACCTAAATTGAGATGTGGTGTATTGGTTGGATAGTGCTTCAAGGAGCTTGGtctaatttattttattgttgctgCACTTGTGGTTCTCAGTGGAAGTCAGTACATTattgtttgtctttctctcaggTTGCGAGTGTTCGACAGTGGCGTAATGGTGGTTCAGCTTCAATCTCACAGTGAAGAAGAGATGATTACATCTGCTATCGATAATGTGAGTGTCAAGCCTCCATCATGTTTCTCCTGTTAAATCACTTGGAGGTAGCCATCCATACCTCATCCCCTTACTATACATCATGTTTAATTGGGGGTTTGGGAGAGCGGAACTTGGAGCTATGCATCAACCACAGCTGTGCGCTGCAAACTTCTTCCTCATTCCCTCAATGAGGGAATGTGACCCTCAGTCCACACAGAGTTAGTGTCTCAGGAAACTGCTTAACAGTAGGCATGTTTTTGCACAAATGTTTCTGCAAAACTATCAGAAGAAATTATTAATCGTTTGGTGTTTTCGTTGATTACTGTTATGCGAATATTATTAAGAGCAGAACCAAAATCAAAAGAGCCAGACAACCGAATACCATAGGATGTGTACTAttttgtgtggttgtgtgcaGCTTTGTAGATAGCCACAAGCAGTATTAGCATAATTACAATaggtttgttgttgttactaAACCACTCAGCCGCTGACTAAATGTGGAACATGTACCAGACTCAACATCATTTATTAGGcaaaagtcccccccccccccccccattaatcTGTTATATTTTCTCTTTATCAGTATTGCCAATTTAATATATCAGCCAAATGTAATACTtaatgtttagattttttttatttttcagattcaAACATTGTATAGAAGAGGTTGAATGTAGACAGGAGACTAACAGCAGATGTGTGACTGCATTTTTGACCTGTGTTTTAGATCAAAGAACCAAAGGCATGTCGGATCAGCCTGACAGATTTTTAGATATtgggcattaaaaaaaaaggcacactAGGTCAGACAGCAGTTGTTAGCCtttagtatagtgtatatagtatatgcatagtataaatatattttatttttgcactgtTCTATTCAATTAAGATCTCAAAAATGTACAGAAGTTGCTAAGGTAGAACTATGAATGTTGAATGACAAACATCTGGTTTGTTCTGCCATGGTGTGAAGACACGTTATTCGTGAAGTATGTCTCATTGGCATTTAATGGGACTTTGTTCCTGTTTCCCAGGTGTCTGAGAAGGGCTCCTTAACAGCAGAGGAGTTTGCTAAACTTTTAGGACTGTCTGTTCTTCTTGCAAAAGAGAGGTATTGCTGGATTTACATGCTGtatattctattatattttGTTGTATCAGCATTGTCAACTTGCCTCTTTCTCTTTAACTCTCAGTGTattcatttcttacagactgctGCTGGCTGAGAAAATGGGGCATCTATGCAGAGACGACTCTGTGGAAGGCTTGCGTTTTTATCCCAACTTGTTCTGATGTCCAAACTGACAATCGGGAATAGTCTAATTTTTCTACTGGACTTGTTTTCTGACGATCACACTGTTCACTTTGTAGACTGGAACTGAACTGCAGGATGCTCAATTCTCAACTGTGTAATAACAGTGAGCAGTGTTATTGGTGAATGTTGGTTTTGATTCTAATTTTACTGTACTTGGTTCTTTATATGTGGGAAAGGGTTCGGAGGAGTCATACTTTTTTATTGCTTTGGTTCATACAGATCTGtaaactgtaactataaaaccCCCTGA
Coding sequences:
- the vps36 gene encoding vacuolar protein-sorting-associated protein 36, with product MDRFMWTNGLLEMNETLVIHQRGVRLYDGDDKAKLDVGVVLLSTHRLIWRDQKNHECCICIPLSQIIFFEEQAAGIGKSAKIVIHLHPAPANREPGPYQNSKFSYIKLSFKEHGQIEFYRRLTEEITQRRWENTPVSQPITPAGLKTGRTRAVGIVGIERKLEEKRKETDKNISEAFEDLSKLMEKAKEMVELSRSIANKIKDKQGDITEDETIRFKSYLLSMGIANPVTRETHGSGTHYHMQLAKQLGDILLAPLEERGGMMALTEVYCLVNRARGMELLSPEDMVNACKLFESLKLPLRLRVFDSGVMVVQLQSHSEEEMITSAIDNVSEKGSLTAEEFAKLLGLSVLLAKERLLLAEKMGHLCRDDSVEGLRFYPNLF